catagcgcttgatggtttttgccactgcacttgaataaactttcaaagttcttgaaatgttccgtattgactgaccttcatgtcttaaagtaatgatggactgttatttctctttgcttatttgagctcttcttgccataatatggatttggtattttaccaaatagggctatcttctgtatacctcccctaccttgtcacaacacaactgattgactcaaacacattaagaaggaaataaattccacaaattaacttttaagaaggcacacctgttaattgaaatgcattccaggtgactacctcatgaagctggttgagagaatgccaagagtgtgcaaagctgtcatcaaggcaaagggtggctatttgaagaatctcaaatataacatattctgatttgtgtaacacttttttggttactacatgattccatatgtgttatttcatagttttgatgtcttcactattattctacaatgtaagaaattgtacaaaaacttttgactggtagtgtatgtcagaCAGGTGGCTATCAGCCGGCAGAGACTTCTATTGCAGTAACGTTGAAGGGCTCTGGCTAGAATTACTTAGCTTCTTACTTCATCcttctagctggctaacgttaaaCGGAGCCTACCTCAGCAGGGGCAAAAAATAGGCTTCTACTGTAAGTTCTCATAATAACTTTGCtttacagagagtaggctactgagacagacagtgatgtggcGCTCACTGGTAAGGCTGAGGCAAGCTGCAATGCatgcaggaggaagcagaggagacacTTGGGGTCAGGCCCCATGTGGGGTCCCTTGAGAAAATCTGTACTAATCTTTTCAAACAAGTTAGGAACTTATAAAAAAGAAGATATGCTTCAATATGAACATATCCACATGGCCCATCTTCCATATAAGCCTACATTAAAATGCAATCAAAATGCAAACAGTAAAGTTCAAAAAAATATGTTTAGTCGTTAATGCTATGTGTCAGTGTGAATCATCTCTCATATTTTCCCCCTTACAGGGGTATAACATtacaattgtatagctaataggcaatgtgtttttttgtagatggactgaggtgaTTGAACCTACAGCAGCCATGCTAATAATGGCTGGGGGAATTTATGCTGCTCTCCAAATAGTATTGTAAAATTGTTTGAActgtatagaaatgcagtaaatgagcttcaccTTTCAAAGTTGGTTTGCACTCGGTTGGCTAAGTACTCTCCGCCGGCAAACGCTACCGGTGTGTCCGTGCCTTAAGAGACCCACCCAGGACAAGCTACTCAAGAGATAGAGCCAGCTAGTAGTCACAAATTATAAACttacaaatacagtgagggaaaaaagtatttgatcccctgctgattttgtacgtttgcccactgacaaagacatgatcagtctataattttaatggtaggtttatttgaacagtgagaaacagaataacaacaaaaaaatccagaaaaacgcatgtcaaaaatgttataaattgatttgcattttaatgagggaaataagtatttgacccctctgcaaaacatgacttagtacttggtggcaaaacccttgttggcaatcacagaggacagacgtttcttgtagttggccaccaggtttgcacacatctcaggagggattttgtcccactcctctttgcagatcttctccaagtcattaaggtttcgagcctgatgtttggcaactcgaaccttcagctccctccacagattttctatgggattaaggtctggagactggctaggccactccaggaccttaatgtgcttcttcttgagccactcctttgttgccttggccatgtgttttgggtcattgtcatgctggaatacccatccacgacccattttcaatgccctggctgagggaaggaggttctcacccaagatttgacggtacatggccccgtccatcgtccctttgatgcggtgaagttgtccggtccccttagcagaaaaacatccccaaagcttaatgtttccacctccatgtttgacggtggggatggtgttcttggggtcataggcagcattcctcctcctccaaacacggcgagttgagttgatgccaaagagctcgaccacaacactttcacccagttctcctctgaatcattcagatgttcattggcaaacttcagacgggcctgtatatgtgctttcttgagcagggggaccttgcgggcggtgcaggatttcagtccttcacggcgtagtgtgttactaattgttttcttggtgactatggtcccagctgccttgagatcattgacaagatcctcccgtgtagttctgggctgattcctcaccgttctcatgatcattgcaactccacgaggtgagatcttgcatggagccccaggccgagggagattgacagttcttttgtgtttcttccatttgcgaataatcgcaccaactgttgtcaccttctcaccaagctgcttggcgatggtcttgtagcccattccagccttgtgttattctgtctctcactgttcaaataaacctaccattaaaattatagactgatcatttctttgtcacatttttacacatttacatcatttagcagacgctcttatccagagcgacttacaaattggtgcattcaccttatagccagtgggataaccattttacaatatgttttgtcagtgggcaaacatacaaaatcagcaggggatcaaatacttttttccctcactgtaagagagagacaggtagtatACAAGGTAAAGATATATCCTCAGTAGGAGGAGAGGATCCATACCTGCAGCAGCAACAACGATGTCTGCAATTCTTGTGTGCTGACGGAGCTGATCCTTTGGTGTGTAACGGTGAGAGATGGTGACTGTTGCATCACCTGCAGAACCAAAAAATAAGTAAATGCCAGGGCCATGATCCACAAATTCCATTTCAACTTCATCATTTCAGCTTTAAGTTAAAACTCAGTATTATCTTTATTACCCATTGTtaatctactttgacattattAATAATAATCAATTAATAATAATTGATCGCAATTATATAGCATACACCCTATCACTGTAGCCCCTAAGTCATCCAGACTCACCCCCAGGCCTCTCATGGCGCCCATCTGAGTGCAGCAACATGGCAATGGGCATGCCCACATTCTTGGAGCGTCCCGCCACCACAACATTCTTCCCAAGGGTAGGAATTCCTGGGAAACAGGATTGAACAGTCAGTGACAGAGTTGTCATTATTTCCCCCATAACAGTCTAATTCCATTCATATAACAGAGGGAGGTGAGAGCTCCCCTCCCACTAGCTCACCTGTGCGTTTGATGATTTCCCAGACTCCCCAGGGAGTGGCGGGCAGCATGGTGGACTGGTCCAGGCACATGCGGCCCACATTGACCACGTGGAAGCCGTCCACATCCTTGCCAGGGGACACAGCATTACAGATGCGCCGCTCATCAATGTGTTCTGTGAGAAGACAGTGGGAATGATGGTTACAAGACAGTATGTAAATGGCTGTTCTACAGTAAATAGGGCAAAGGCCAAACCATTCAGGGATATGCAAGTATTAGCTATACATATTCAAAACAGCTTCAAACTGTCATTATTTATTTGTCTACAAGGGTTGTATAACTGTTTGCTCACCAAGAGCAATAACCCCCCTACCCATATGCCCTTTCCAATGCCATGCATCGTCTCCTCGCCCTAAAGCCACTCCTTACCTGGCAGAGGCAGCTGCACCAGCAGGCCGTCGACCCGGTGGTCTGTGTTGAGTTTGTAGATCAGGTCCATGAGTTCATCCTCAGAGATACAGGAGGGCTTCAGGATGGTCTCACTGCTGATACctgcagagaagaagaagagggaggaaTTATGAACCCATTCTATCCCAGATTAATAtgaacagggacagagagagggatggtgacCAGGAAGAAAGAGGGAATTAGAAAGCCACGTTGAAAATTCATAGAGTAGTTTCTAAGTCAAGTATGCCCAGTATGTACACTGTTGTGCAACAGAATTCAGCTCCAGCACAGgtaaagtgtgtgagtgtgtttacaTACCAACATCAGCTGCAGCCCGGGTTTTATTCAGGACGTAGGAGTGACTGGCTGCATTATCTCCTACAAGGACCACGCTCAGGTGGGGTCTCCGGTTGCCAGTGGAGACCCACTGTTCAACATCGGCCCTGGCCTCCTCCCGGATCTGACAGGCCAACTTCCTGCCTGAGATGACCACTGCTTCCTGTCTAGAGAATCAGAGAGGCAGATGTTAGAGGACAGCAGAACATGTAAACAGCCAGGGGAACGTATACACTGGGGTGGGCACGTGATTTATAGTCCTGCAGACTAGTTGACAATCCCAAAGTGAGTGTGCATGGCAGTCTTAGCCAGCAAGGAGTGCTGGTAGGCAACCATGTAGGGTTCCCCATAAGCCAGCGATGGCAAAATACAGTCAAACCATGTACAGGGCTCCTGGTGTTACCCATGCATGAGAAGTGTGGCGGCTAAAAACAGCAATACACGAGTTACACTGTGGCCCATGCTATTAAATAAACTTATTGGAACCCCTGGCCTTTAAGTCAAGTTGTTGGCCTCGGTGTGGAGTGCCATTCACACTCACTTTGCCCAACTTCCAACGTGCACACAAAGCATGAACATAATGTTTTGGTCTGGGGTTTTTTGGTCTCCATAGGAGGACAACC
The DNA window shown above is from Coregonus clupeaformis isolate EN_2021a chromosome 18, ASM2061545v1, whole genome shotgun sequence and carries:
- the mthfd2 gene encoding bifunctional methylenetetrahydrofolate dehydrogenase/cyclohydrolase, mitochondrial — protein: MATLRALRKLCQQSQHQVCSLHMSASRQEAVVISGRKLACQIREEARADVEQWVSTGNRRPHLSVVLVGDNAASHSYVLNKTRAAADVGISSETILKPSCISEDELMDLIYKLNTDHRVDGLLVQLPLPEHIDERRICNAVSPGKDVDGFHVVNVGRMCLDQSTMLPATPWGVWEIIKRTGIPTLGKNVVVAGRSKNVGMPIAMLLHSDGRHERPGGDATVTISHRYTPKDQLRQHTRIADIVVAAAGIPNLITADMIKEGAAVIDVGINRVHDPLTGKNRLVGDVDFEGVRQKASFITPVPGGVGPMTVAMLMKNTIKAAKNLLLTPPERIRMVASS